A part of Pseudochaenichthys georgianus chromosome 23, fPseGeo1.2, whole genome shotgun sequence genomic DNA contains:
- the mybpc1 gene encoding myosin-binding protein C, slow-type isoform X22: MPEPTKKDEMANGQPEESVAPESNGAMPLPEITLEVSPPTESVAPVSNGAMPLPEITLEVSPPTDDDAAAATTPSLKPHAEDASSLKKLSIELPNDSVPVPAMGRKDSVWSLGDGQGADDLEKPIDSPPRSTLLIESPQSATILVGGDITFVAKVEAKDIFRKPTIKWIKGKWMDLASKTGKHLQLKETFERLTKIHTFEMHIIKAKDNYAGNYRCEVTYKDKFDSCCFDLEVKEAEGSQNIDIRSAFKRSSEGQEDAGELDFSGLLKHREPKPDEGPDVDVWEILKNARPDQYEKIAFMYGITDLRGLLKRMKKITRVEKKTEAFAKKLDPAYQADKGGKIRMVVDLADPTVELKWYKNGQEIRPCPKYIFEHKGTQRIMVINNCSLNDDAAYSVAAGDENCATELFVKELPVKIVKKIEPVKTTVNERIELECEVSEEGAQVKWMKNGVEVPTGVRSRYRVKCEGTKHFLVIDDASREDTGTYSLMATGGTSEAHIQVDLKPLKIFQDLQDMKVMLGQPINLQCEIFPGNVAGRWYRNGQLIQPNDRINIVHKNKVHRLEVATSTLHDTGDYTFVPEGYSQSLSAKIHIIDPPRVHLESLNFPDNTITIVAGNKLRLEIPITGEPAPRVVWMKGERVILESGHRVRAETYGDQTSLTIDVTEREDTGNYKIILQNEAGEATASVKVKVVDIPDPPESPLVPVVGGDWCSMTWEPPKYDGSSPILGYYIERKKKQSSRWMRLNFDLIKETSFEPKKMIEGVPYEVRIFAVNAIGSSRPSEPSKAFTPLAVTSEPTMLVVDDITDTTVTVKWRPPETIGAAGLDGYLVEYCIEGTDDWVVSNKELTEKTKFTITGLTPGTRILVRVKAINAAGASTPRTLQHHVMVKEIIEPPKIRVPRHLKQTYTRRVGEAVNLVVPFMGKPRPKVNWLKEGQPIEPTHVNIRNTDCDSIIFIRKAERSHSGKYEMTVQVENHVDTAILDIQVVDLPGPPHSVTIEDVWGGNVALVWTPPKDNGNAPITGYTIQKADKKTMEWFTCIEHYHRSCITITELVVGNEYFFRIFAENMCGLSETATQSKQSALIVKEGMQVKTHEFTDHDFMEAPKFTQPLINTFAIAGYNATLNCSVRANPRAKVVWMKNKITILDDPRYRMFSNQGVCTLEIRKPSPYDGGLYTCKAVNDLGEAQVDCKLEIKGGFTFFELMQRGVPLHLIDKYMNEKVVEPQK; the protein is encoded by the exons AAAGTGTTGCCCCAGAAAGTAACGGTGCCATGCCCCTACCTGAGATTACCCTGGAGGTTTCTCCACCAACAG AAAGTGTTGCCCCAGTGAGTAATGGTGCCATGCCCCTACCTGAGATTACCCTGGAGGTTTCTCCACCAACAG ATGATGATGCTGCTGCAGCCACTACCCCATCCCTAAAACCCCATGCAG AGGATGCCAGTTCACTCAAGAAACTCTCAATTGAGTTGCCTA ATGATAGCGTCCCTGTGCCAGCCATGGGGAGAAAAGACTCAG TGTGGTCTCTGGGAGACGGCCAGGGCGCAGATGACCTGGAAAAGCCTATTGACAGCCCACCACGGTCCACCCTACTGATAGAGAGTCCACAAAGCGCCACTATCCTTGTGG GTGGAGACATCACCTTTGTTGCGAAGGTAGAGGCCAAAGATATTTTCCGCAAACCCACTATCAAATGGATCAAAGGAAAATGGATGGATCTTGCTAGCAAGACAGGAAAGCACTTACAGCTGAAAGAGACCTTTGAACGACTGACTAAG ATTCACACATTTGAGATGCACATCATCAAGGCCAAAGACAACTATGCAGGAAACTACAGGTGTGAAGTCACCTACAAGGACAAGTTTGACAGCTGTTGCTTTGACTTGGAAGTTAAAG AAGCTGAGGGCTCACAGAATATTGATATCCGATCAGCTTTCAAAAGAAG CAGTGAAGGACAAGAAGATGCAGGGGAACTTGACTTTAGTGGTCTCCTTAAACATAG GGAGCCCAAACCGGATGAAGGTCCAGATGTTGATGTGTGGGAGATCCTGAAGAACGCCCGGCCAGATCAGTATGAGAAGATTGCCTTCATGTATGGTATCACAGATCTGAGGGGTCTGCTGAAAAGGATGAAGAAGATCACAAGAGTGGAGAAGAAAACTGAAG CTTTTGCCAAGAAACTGGATCCAGCATATCAGGCAGATAAAGGTGGAAAAATCCGCATGGTGGTTGATCTGGCTGACCCCACAGTTGAGCTGAAGTGGTACAAGAACGGACAGGAAATCAGACCCTGTCCAAA GTATATCTTTGAGCATAAGGGCACACAAAGGATTATGGTCATCAACAACTGCTCCTTGAATGATGACGCAGCTTATTCTGTAGCAGCTGGAGATGAGAATTGCGCCACAGAGCTGTTTGTCAAAG AGTTGCCAGTTAAGATAGTTAAAAAGATTGAGCCGGTGAAGACCACAGTGAACGAGAGGATTGAGCTGGAGTGCGAGGTGTCAGAGGAAGGCGCTCAGGTCAAATG GATGAAGAATGGTGTTGAGGTTCCAACCGGAGTGCGCTCCAGATACCGAGTTAAGTGTGAGGGAACAAAACATTTCTTGGTGATTGATGACGCCTCCCGGGAGGACACTGGGACATACTCCCTCATGGCTACGGGTGGCACATCTGAGGCCCACATACAGGTTGACT TGAAACCGCTGAAGATATTTCAGGACTTGCAAGACATGAAGGTGATGCTGGGGCAACCCATCAATCTGCAGTGTGAGATTTTCCCAGGCAACGTCGCAGGTCGTTGGTACAGGAATGGACAGCTGATCCAGCCAAATGACCGCATCAACATCGTACACAAAAATAA GGTCCATCGTCTTGAAGTTGCGACCAGCACTCTTCATGACACAGGGGATTACACTTTTGTGCCTGAGGGATATTCACAGAGCCTCTCTGCCAAAATTCACATCATTG ACCCACCGAGGGTGCACTTGGAGAGTTTGAACTTTCCAGACAACACAATTACAATTGTGGCAGGAAACAAACTTCGCCTGGAGATCCCCATTACTGGAGAACCAGCGCCCAGGGTGGTGTGGATGAAGGGAGAAAGG GTGATTCTTGAGTCTGGCCATCGTGTCCGAGCTGAAACGTATGGCGACCAGACCAGCCTTACAATTGATGTAACAGAGCGGGAGGACACAGGCAACTACAAGATAATCCTGCAGAATGAGGCTGGTGAAGCAACAGCCAGCGTCAAGGTCAAGGTTGTAG ACATCCCTGACCCTCCGGAGTCTCCCTTGGTCCCAGTTGTTGGCGGTGATTGGTGCTCCATGACATGGGAACCACCAAAATATGATGGAAGTTCTCCAATATTAG GCTACTACATcgagagaaagaagaaacagagCTCCAGATGGATGAGACTGAACTTTGATCTGATTAAAGAAACATCCTTCGAACCCAAGAAGATGATTGAAGGAGTGCCATATGAAGTGCGGATCTTTGCAGTCAATGCTATAGGCTCGTCCAGGCCCAGTGAACCATCCAAAGCCTTTACCCCTCTCG CTGTGACCAGTGAGCCAACAATGCTGGTTGTGGACGATATCACCGACACCACAGTTACAGTAAAGTGGCGTCCTCCTGAAACCATCGGAGCTGCCGGTCTGGACGGATACTTAGTGGAGTACTGCATAGAAGGAA CTGATGATTGGGTAGTATCCAACAAAGAGTTGACCGAGAAGACCAAGTTTACCATCACTGGGCTGACTCCAGGGACTAGAATCTTAGTTCGAGTCAAAGCCATCAATGCTGCCGGAGCCAGCACTCCACGGACCCTTCAGCATCATGTCATGGTCAAAGAGATTATTG AACCACCCAAGATCCGCGTTCCCCGACACTTGAAGCAGACATACACTCGTAGAGTTGGAGAGGCGGTGAACCTCGTGGTGCCATTTATG GGCAAACCCAGGCCAAAAGTCAACTGGCTGAAAGAGGGCCAGCCCATAGAGCCTACCCACGTCAACATCCGCAACACAGACTGTGACAGCATCATCTTTATCCGTAAAGCAGAGCGCAGCCACTCCGGAAAGTATGAGATGACTGTTCAAGTTGAAAACCATGTGGACACGGCCATTCTTGACATACAAGTTGTAG ATCTACCTGGGCCTCCTCACAGTGTCACGATTGAAGATGTTTGGGGAGGAAATGTAGCTCTGGTCTGGACTCCTCCAAAGGACAACGGCAACGCCCCAATAACAGGCTACACCATTCAAAAAGCAGACAAGAAAACAATG GAATGGTTCACATGCATTGAGCACTACCATCGCTCATGCATCACCATCACAGAGCTGGTGGTAGGGAATGAGTACTTCTTCAGGATCTTTGCTGAGAACATGTGTGGCCTAAGCGAAACTGCCACGCAAAGCAAACAAAGTGCCCTCATCGTCAAAGAAG GCATGCAGGTGAAAACGCACGAGTTCACGGACCACGACTTTATGGAGGCACCAAAGTTCACACAGCCGCTGATCAACACTTTTGCTATTGCCGGCTACAACGCTACTCTAAACTGTAGTGTCCGTGCCAACCCAAGG GCTAAAGTGGTCTGGATGAAGAATAAGATAACCATCCTGGACGACCCACGGTACCGCATGTTTAGCAACCAGGGAGTATGTACTCTGGAAATCAGGAAGCCCAGTCCCTACGATGGAGGCCTGTACACTTGCAAGGCCGTCAACGATCTGGGAGAGGCCCAAGTGGACTGCAAGCTGGAGATCAAAG GAGGCTTCACCTTCTTCGAGCTCATGCAACGCGGGGTGCCCCTACACCTGATTGACAAGTACATGAACGAGAAGGTTGTGGAGCCACAGAAGTAA
- the mybpc1 gene encoding myosin-binding protein C, slow-type isoform X18, which yields MPEPTKKDEMANGQPEDDDAAVATTPSPTPHAEAVADGKEPVETDGKKPEPSEPEPLQAVEAQEPSPTETNTNQPQPGGVGVKEQAESEHSTVKEEGPCSLPPTESVAPVSNGAMPLPEITLEVSPPTDDDAAAATTPSLKPHAEDASSLKKLSIELPNDSVPVPAMGRKDSVWSLGDGQGADDLEKPIDSPPRSTLLIESPQSATILVGGDITFVAKVEAKDIFRKPTIKWIKGKWMDLASKTGKHLQLKETFERLTKIHTFEMHIIKAKDNYAGNYRCEVTYKDKFDSCCFDLEVKEAEGSQNIDIRSAFKRSSEGQEDAGELDFSGLLKHREPKPDEGPDVDVWEILKNARPDQYEKIAFMYGITDLRGLLKRMKKITRVEKKTEAFAKKLDPAYQADKGGKIRMVVDLADPTVELKWYKNGQEIRPCPKYIFEHKGTQRIMVINNCSLNDDAAYSVAAGDENCATELFVKELPVKIVKKIEPVKTTVNERIELECEVSEEGAQVKWMKNGVEVPTGVRSRYRVKCEGTKHFLVIDDASREDTGTYSLMATGGTSEAHIQVDLKPLKIFQDLQDMKVMLGQPINLQCEIFPGNVAGRWYRNGQLIQPNDRINIVHKNKVHRLEVATSTLHDTGDYTFVPEGYSQSLSAKIHIIDPPRVHLESLNFPDNTITIVAGNKLRLEIPITGEPAPRVVWMKGERVILESGHRVRAETYGDQTSLTIDVTEREDTGNYKIILQNEAGEATASVKVKVVDIPDPPESPLVPVVGGDWCSMTWEPPKYDGSSPILGYYIERKKKQSSRWMRLNFDLIKETSFEPKKMIEGVPYEVRIFAVNAIGSSRPSEPSKAFTPLAVTSEPTMLVVDDITDTTVTVKWRPPETIGAAGLDGYLVEYCIEGTDDWVVSNKELTEKTKFTITGLTPGTRILVRVKAINAAGASTPRTLQHHVMVKEIIEPPKIRVPRHLKQTYTRRVGEAVNLVVPFMGKPRPKVNWLKEGQPIEPTHVNIRNTDCDSIIFIRKAERSHSGKYEMTVQVENHVDTAILDIQVVDLPGPPHSVTIEDVWGGNVALVWTPPKDNGNAPITGYTIQKADKKTMEWFTCIEHYHRSCITITELVVGNEYFFRIFAENMCGLSETATQSKQSALIVKEGMQVKTHEFTDHDFMEAPKFTQPLINTFAIAGYNATLNCSVRANPRAKVVWMKNKITILDDPRYRMFSNQGVCTLEIRKPSPYDGGLYTCKAVNDLGEAQVDCKLEIKGGFTFFELMQRGVPLHLIDKYMNEKVVEPQK from the exons ATGATGATGCTGCGGTTGCCACTACCCCATCCCCAACACCCCATGCAG AGGCTGTAGCAGATGGGAAAGAGCCAGTAGAGACTGATGGGAAGAAACCAGAGCCCTCAGAGCCTGAGCCATTACAGGCTGTGGAGGCTCAGGAGCCAAGCCCCACCGAGACTAACACAAACCAACCACAGCCTGGTGGGGTTGGGGTCAAAGAGCAGGCAGAGTCTGAACACTCTACTGTTAAGGAAGAGGGTCCTTGCTCCCTCCCACCAACTG AAAGTGTTGCCCCAGTGAGTAATGGTGCCATGCCCCTACCTGAGATTACCCTGGAGGTTTCTCCACCAACAG ATGATGATGCTGCTGCAGCCACTACCCCATCCCTAAAACCCCATGCAG AGGATGCCAGTTCACTCAAGAAACTCTCAATTGAGTTGCCTA ATGATAGCGTCCCTGTGCCAGCCATGGGGAGAAAAGACTCAG TGTGGTCTCTGGGAGACGGCCAGGGCGCAGATGACCTGGAAAAGCCTATTGACAGCCCACCACGGTCCACCCTACTGATAGAGAGTCCACAAAGCGCCACTATCCTTGTGG GTGGAGACATCACCTTTGTTGCGAAGGTAGAGGCCAAAGATATTTTCCGCAAACCCACTATCAAATGGATCAAAGGAAAATGGATGGATCTTGCTAGCAAGACAGGAAAGCACTTACAGCTGAAAGAGACCTTTGAACGACTGACTAAG ATTCACACATTTGAGATGCACATCATCAAGGCCAAAGACAACTATGCAGGAAACTACAGGTGTGAAGTCACCTACAAGGACAAGTTTGACAGCTGTTGCTTTGACTTGGAAGTTAAAG AAGCTGAGGGCTCACAGAATATTGATATCCGATCAGCTTTCAAAAGAAG CAGTGAAGGACAAGAAGATGCAGGGGAACTTGACTTTAGTGGTCTCCTTAAACATAG GGAGCCCAAACCGGATGAAGGTCCAGATGTTGATGTGTGGGAGATCCTGAAGAACGCCCGGCCAGATCAGTATGAGAAGATTGCCTTCATGTATGGTATCACAGATCTGAGGGGTCTGCTGAAAAGGATGAAGAAGATCACAAGAGTGGAGAAGAAAACTGAAG CTTTTGCCAAGAAACTGGATCCAGCATATCAGGCAGATAAAGGTGGAAAAATCCGCATGGTGGTTGATCTGGCTGACCCCACAGTTGAGCTGAAGTGGTACAAGAACGGACAGGAAATCAGACCCTGTCCAAA GTATATCTTTGAGCATAAGGGCACACAAAGGATTATGGTCATCAACAACTGCTCCTTGAATGATGACGCAGCTTATTCTGTAGCAGCTGGAGATGAGAATTGCGCCACAGAGCTGTTTGTCAAAG AGTTGCCAGTTAAGATAGTTAAAAAGATTGAGCCGGTGAAGACCACAGTGAACGAGAGGATTGAGCTGGAGTGCGAGGTGTCAGAGGAAGGCGCTCAGGTCAAATG GATGAAGAATGGTGTTGAGGTTCCAACCGGAGTGCGCTCCAGATACCGAGTTAAGTGTGAGGGAACAAAACATTTCTTGGTGATTGATGACGCCTCCCGGGAGGACACTGGGACATACTCCCTCATGGCTACGGGTGGCACATCTGAGGCCCACATACAGGTTGACT TGAAACCGCTGAAGATATTTCAGGACTTGCAAGACATGAAGGTGATGCTGGGGCAACCCATCAATCTGCAGTGTGAGATTTTCCCAGGCAACGTCGCAGGTCGTTGGTACAGGAATGGACAGCTGATCCAGCCAAATGACCGCATCAACATCGTACACAAAAATAA GGTCCATCGTCTTGAAGTTGCGACCAGCACTCTTCATGACACAGGGGATTACACTTTTGTGCCTGAGGGATATTCACAGAGCCTCTCTGCCAAAATTCACATCATTG ACCCACCGAGGGTGCACTTGGAGAGTTTGAACTTTCCAGACAACACAATTACAATTGTGGCAGGAAACAAACTTCGCCTGGAGATCCCCATTACTGGAGAACCAGCGCCCAGGGTGGTGTGGATGAAGGGAGAAAGG GTGATTCTTGAGTCTGGCCATCGTGTCCGAGCTGAAACGTATGGCGACCAGACCAGCCTTACAATTGATGTAACAGAGCGGGAGGACACAGGCAACTACAAGATAATCCTGCAGAATGAGGCTGGTGAAGCAACAGCCAGCGTCAAGGTCAAGGTTGTAG ACATCCCTGACCCTCCGGAGTCTCCCTTGGTCCCAGTTGTTGGCGGTGATTGGTGCTCCATGACATGGGAACCACCAAAATATGATGGAAGTTCTCCAATATTAG GCTACTACATcgagagaaagaagaaacagagCTCCAGATGGATGAGACTGAACTTTGATCTGATTAAAGAAACATCCTTCGAACCCAAGAAGATGATTGAAGGAGTGCCATATGAAGTGCGGATCTTTGCAGTCAATGCTATAGGCTCGTCCAGGCCCAGTGAACCATCCAAAGCCTTTACCCCTCTCG CTGTGACCAGTGAGCCAACAATGCTGGTTGTGGACGATATCACCGACACCACAGTTACAGTAAAGTGGCGTCCTCCTGAAACCATCGGAGCTGCCGGTCTGGACGGATACTTAGTGGAGTACTGCATAGAAGGAA CTGATGATTGGGTAGTATCCAACAAAGAGTTGACCGAGAAGACCAAGTTTACCATCACTGGGCTGACTCCAGGGACTAGAATCTTAGTTCGAGTCAAAGCCATCAATGCTGCCGGAGCCAGCACTCCACGGACCCTTCAGCATCATGTCATGGTCAAAGAGATTATTG AACCACCCAAGATCCGCGTTCCCCGACACTTGAAGCAGACATACACTCGTAGAGTTGGAGAGGCGGTGAACCTCGTGGTGCCATTTATG GGCAAACCCAGGCCAAAAGTCAACTGGCTGAAAGAGGGCCAGCCCATAGAGCCTACCCACGTCAACATCCGCAACACAGACTGTGACAGCATCATCTTTATCCGTAAAGCAGAGCGCAGCCACTCCGGAAAGTATGAGATGACTGTTCAAGTTGAAAACCATGTGGACACGGCCATTCTTGACATACAAGTTGTAG ATCTACCTGGGCCTCCTCACAGTGTCACGATTGAAGATGTTTGGGGAGGAAATGTAGCTCTGGTCTGGACTCCTCCAAAGGACAACGGCAACGCCCCAATAACAGGCTACACCATTCAAAAAGCAGACAAGAAAACAATG GAATGGTTCACATGCATTGAGCACTACCATCGCTCATGCATCACCATCACAGAGCTGGTGGTAGGGAATGAGTACTTCTTCAGGATCTTTGCTGAGAACATGTGTGGCCTAAGCGAAACTGCCACGCAAAGCAAACAAAGTGCCCTCATCGTCAAAGAAG GCATGCAGGTGAAAACGCACGAGTTCACGGACCACGACTTTATGGAGGCACCAAAGTTCACACAGCCGCTGATCAACACTTTTGCTATTGCCGGCTACAACGCTACTCTAAACTGTAGTGTCCGTGCCAACCCAAGG GCTAAAGTGGTCTGGATGAAGAATAAGATAACCATCCTGGACGACCCACGGTACCGCATGTTTAGCAACCAGGGAGTATGTACTCTGGAAATCAGGAAGCCCAGTCCCTACGATGGAGGCCTGTACACTTGCAAGGCCGTCAACGATCTGGGAGAGGCCCAAGTGGACTGCAAGCTGGAGATCAAAG GAGGCTTCACCTTCTTCGAGCTCATGCAACGCGGGGTGCCCCTACACCTGATTGACAAGTACATGAACGAGAAGGTTGTGGAGCCACAGAAGTAA